In the genome of Thiorhodovibrio winogradskyi, the window GTGGTGCGCGATCACGCGGACAACTGCATCATCGTCTGCTCGATCGAGAACTTCGATCCCATGGGAGTACACACGGGCGATTCCATCACGGTCGCGCCGGCACAGACGCTGACCGACAAGGAATACCAGATCATGCGCGATGCCTCATTGGCGGTGTTGCGCGAAATCGGGGTTGATACCGGCGGCTCCAATGTGCAGTTCGCTATCAACCCGGCCGACGGGCGCATGATCATCATCGAAATGAACCCGCGGGTGTCGCGCTCCTCGGCGCTGGCCTCCAAGGCCACTGGCTTCCCCATCGCCAAGGTCGCGGCCAAGCTGGCGGTGGGTTATACCTTGGACGAACTGCGCAACGAAATCACCGGCGGCGCCACCCCGGCGTCCTTCGAGCCGACGATTGATTACGTGGTCACCAAGGTGCCGCGTTTCGCGTTCGAGAAATTTCCCCTTGCCGATGCGCATCTGACCACCCAGATGAAATCCGTCGGCGAGGTGATGGCTATCGGTCGGACCTTTCAGGAGTCGCTGCAAAAAGCGCTGCGTGGGCTGGAGACCGACAAGGATGGCCTCAATCCCATGCTGGATCTGGCCGATCCGGCCTCGATTAAACGCCTGCGCACCGAGATTGCCCAGCCGGGCGCGGAGCGGATTTTCTATTTGACCGACGGCCTGCGCGCCGGCATGACAGCCGAGGAAATTCAGGAACTCTCCGGTATCGATCCTTGGTTCATTGCCCAGATTGAGGAACTGGTCGCCATCGCCCACGAGGTCAAGGTTCAGGGGTTTAATGCGCTCGATAAAGCCCGACTGCGCTTGCTCAAGCGCAAGGGCTTCTCTGATCGGCGCCTGGCGGCGCTGACGGGCGTGAGTGAACAGCAGTTGCGCGCGCGGCGCTGGGATTTTGGCCTGCGACCTGTGTTCAAGCGAGTCGATACCTGCGCGGCGGAATTCGCTGCCAGCACCGCCTACCTGTATTCAACCTACGAGGAAGAATGCGAAGCGCTGCCAACTACTGCCAGGAAAATCATGGTGCTTGGTGGTGGACCAAACCGTATCGGCCAGGGAATTGAGTTTGACTACTGCTGCGTGCACGCTGCTTTCGCGCTGCGCGATGATGGTTTTGAGACCATCATGGTCAACTGCAACCCGGAGACTGTTTCGACCGATTATGACACCTCGGATCGACTCTATTTCGAGCCGCTGACGCTTGAGGATGTGCTTGAAATTGTCGATAAGGAACAGCCTGCTGGTGTCATCGTCCAATACGGCGGCCAGACCCCGCTCAAGCTCGCGCGCGATCTCGAAGCCGCCGGCGTACCCATTATCGGCACTTCGCCGGATTCCATCGATCTGGCTGAGGATCGCGAGCGTTTTCAGCGGCTCATCCATCAGCTTGAGCTAAAACAGCCGCCGAACTGTACCGCGCGCAGTGAGGAAGAGGCACTCAAGCTAGCCTCCTCCATCGGCTATCCGCTGGTGGTGCGACCCTCTTATGTGCTCGGTGGCCGTGCCATGGAACTGGTCTATGACGACCAAGAACTGGCGCGCTACATTCGCTCGGCGGTCAGTGTGTCAAACGAATCCCCGGTGCTGCTCGACCGCTTCCTTGAAGACGCCATTGAGGTCGATGTCGATGCTCTGTGCGACGGCGAGCGGGTGCTGATCGGCGGCATCATGGAGCATATCGAGCAGGCCGGCGTCCATTCGGGCGACTCTGCCTGCTCCTTGCCGCCTTACACGCTGTCCGCCAGTATCCAGGATCGGCTGCGCGAGCAGATGACCCGCCTGGGTCTGGCGCTCGGCGTACGTGGCCTGATGAACGCCCAGTTCGCAATCAAGGGCGATGATATCTACATTCTGGAAGTGAATCCGCGTGCTTCGCGCACCGTGCCCTTTGTGTCAAAGTCCATCGGCCTGCCCCTGGCCAAGGTCGGCGCGCGCTGCATGGTCGGGCGCAGCTTGACCGAGCAGGGCTTGAGTGCCGAGGTTAAACCCAAGCATTTCTTCGTCAAAGAGGCGGTCTTTCCCTTCATCAAATTTCCCGGCGTCGACACAGTGCTCGGCCCGGAAATGAAATCCACTGGCGAGGTGATGGGGATAGGCGAGACCTTTGGCGAGGCATTCGGCAAGGCAGTCGAGGGTGCTGGCACCCAGCTGCCGCGGCCCGGTAATGCACTGCTCAGCGTTCGTGATGCCGACAAGCGCCGACTCGAGCGCGTTGGGCGTAGCTTGATCTCGCTTGGTTTTCAACTCCATGGTACCCACGGCACTGCCGCGGCCATGCGCGCTGCAGGTCTGCCCTGCGAGGGAGTCAATAAGGTCAAGGAAGGCCGGCCGCATATTGTTGACATGATTAAAAATCAGGATATCAGCTTCATTGTCAACACCACGGAAGGCGTCCAAGCCATCACCGATTCGGCCGAAATCCGTCGTGCCGCCCTGCAATACAAGGTGAGCTATACCACCACCATGGCGGGGGCCGAGGCGACCTGCCTGGCCCTTGAGCAGTCTGGCGCACTGCGCGTCAACAGATTGCAAGATCTTTACTGATTACAGGGTCTTTACGCCCCGCGACGACAGGGTTAGGCTTTCTTTTCATCCGGGTGACGACACCCTCCACCGTGCTCGCCGACCTGGCTCGCCGACCTGGTTCGCCACCGTCGCGCCGGCATGGTTTGATCACTACCGACCGAGGATACCAGAGCATGAACAAAGTCCCTCTGACCGTCAGGGGTGCGGAGCAGTTGCGTGAGGAATTGGACCGGCTCAAGCGGGTCGAACGCCCTCGCGTCATCGAGGCGATTGCCGAGGCACGCGCCCACGGCGACCTCAAGGAAAACGCCGAGTACCACGCCGCCCGCGAACAACAGGGCTTCATCGAAGGGCGCATTGGTGACCTCGAAGGGAAGCTGTCCAATGCCGAGATCATTGATGTGACCAAGTTGCCGGCCACTGGCAAGGTCATGTTTGGCACCACGGTCGTGGTGCTGGAAATTGAAAAAGACGAGGAACACACCTTTATCATCGTGGGTGACGATGAGGCCGATATCAAACGCGGCATGATTTCTATCAGTTCACCGATCGCCCGTTCCCTAATCGGTAAGAGCGAAGGTGATCAGGCGGTGGTGGATGCACCAGGTGGCGCCCGCGAGTTCGAAATTTTGGAGGTGCGTTATGAATAGACGCAGGTCAGCCATTGGCGCCGGAATCAAAATCCTGGTCTTTGTTGCCCTGTGGCTGGGGCTGACCTCCGCAGCCTGGGCGCTACGCTGCGGCAACCACCTGGTCTCGGAAAAGGATCCAAGTCAAAAGCTGGTGCAATACTGCGGGCAGCCAACCAGTGTTGAGAGGCTCAAGGATCGCCGAGCCGTGCGGACCTATGACAGTCAGGTCGGCGGTTATGTCACGGATTACCAGTCCATCCCTTATGAGATCTGGACCTACAATTTCGGGCCCCAGCGTTTCATGATGCGCATCACGGTGCGCGAGGGTCTCATCACCCGCATCGAATCGGCCGGCTACGGTTACTGAGAGCCGACTTCAGTTTCTGGCGTTTCCATGGATTACAATATGTGTTCATCCAGCACGAATAAGTGAAGGATGAAGATGCACGCATAAAAAAAGCGCGGCAAGTGCCGCGCTTGAAATACCACCAAAGGAGGATGGAGGAGTGTACCAAGGATCCTGCGGATCATCAGTACATCAATAGTTTCTAAAATACCGATCTTCCTGTCAAGGCGGATTCGGTCCTCTGAGCCAAATTTATTGTGCTGTGAGCATCCAAACAAGCAGTCAATCTTTAAGCTAGGAACGATTTTATGAGCCCTGAACAGGGAGTTGTGCCGCAAGCCGGGCGTCTTGCGGCGACCTTGGCCGCGTTGCGCGATAGGCGCGTGATGGCATTGGTGCTTCTCGGCTTTTCAGCCGGCATGCCCATTCTGCTGATTTTTTCCTCACTGTCGCTCTGGTTGCGGGAGGCGGGCGTCGAGCGCGGGGCCGTGACCTTTTTCAGCTGGGCCGCGCTCGGGTATTCCTTCAAGTTCATCTGGGCGCCTTTGGTCGATCAAATTCCGCTGCCCATGCTCACGCGCCTGCTCGGTCGCCGCCGCAGCTGGCTACTGGTAGCCCAGATTGCGGTGATCTGCGCCATCACACTGATGGCGATGAATGATCCATCCCAGGGGTCTGATACCTTGGTGATGATGGCATTGGCGGCCGTGATGCTGGGTTTTTCCTCTGCCACCCAGGATATAGTGATCGATGCCTATCGCATCGAAATTGCCGAGGTTCGCATGCAGGGCGTGCTATCAGCGGCCTATATTGCTGGTTACCGCGTGGGCATGGTGGTCGCTGGCGCCGGGGCGCTCTACCTGGCCGCTCGTTTTGGCTCGACAGCGGACAGCTATTCCTATGCAGCTTGGCAGCTCACCTACCTGGTCATGGCAGCCACCATGCTGATTGGTGTAGTCACCACTTTGGTGGTGTCAGAGCCTGCTGTCCGTGCGCGGCAACATCAGGGCTTTGGTGCCCTTGACTACAGCCGTCTGGTGCTGGTGTTTTTGGTGTCCGCGGCGGCCTTTGTGGCGGCGTTTTTTTTGGCTGGACACAGTTTTACAGCGGTCAAACAGGGCCTTGGCAATGACGCTCTGATCAATTTTCTGCTCGAGACCCTGCACTTTGGATTCGCCGTGGCCTCGGCCCTGGCGGTTGGCTGGTTGCTGGTGCGCCTAGGCGCTGTTGACCGGCGGATCGCGCGGGCAACCTGGGTCGAGCCAGCGCTGGATTTTTTCCAGCGCTATGGCCTGCGCACCGCGCTGCTCTTGCTGGCGCTGGTCGGGCTCTATCGCATTTCCGACATTGTGCTGGGCGTCATCTCCAATGTCTTCTATCAGGATATCGGCTTCACCAAGCCGGAAATCGCCACGGCGGTCAAAACCTTTGGCGTGGTGGTGAGCATTGCCGGCGGATTTATCGGCGGCTTAATGGCGACACGTTTTGGGGTAATGCGCATTCTAATGCTGGGTGCCGTGCTCTCGGCGGTGACCAACTTGCTGTTCATCGTCCTGGCGCATGTCGGCCACCAGTTACCCATGCTGTATGTCACCGTCGGGGCGGACAATCTCGCCGGCGGTCTCGCCAGCGCGGCCTTCGTGGCCTTCCTGTCGAGTCTGACCAATGTCTCATTCACGGCCGTTCAATATGCCTTGTTCAGCTCCCTCATGACCTTGTTGCCTAAAGTGCTTGGCGGCTACTCCGGCTCAATGGTGGATGGAATCGGCTACCCGAACTTCTTCCTCTTCACAACCCTAATCGGCGTGCCGGTGCTGCTGCTCGTCTGGTTTGCACAGCGCAGCTTGAAAGTGGCCGAAACGCCCCCGGTGAAAAAGTGAAAAGCACCAAGGGGGCAGAGGCCTTGATCATAATACAGGCTAAAATCTAATACTCCTGTCGGGTAATTTGCCTGTGACTCTCAAAAAAACATTGGGTTAGCTTAATCCAGTGCTGGCTGGAGGATCCGATGGCCCGACTTATGATCCAGGCCGGATCAGAGTACCAGATGATCACCAGAAGGCGAGGGCGGTTGGTCAGCCTTGCTCAGTGCTCGGTCTCGTCTTCCGAATAAATATTGCGCAAATAAAAAACAATAAAATCTTTAAAAACAGTACCCTAAAAGTTTTTTACAAGCGGAAAGCACATGACTACGACTTTTTTAAGTCGTTGATTTTGTTCGGTCTTTAACTTTTGTTTTCCCGTTTAAAATCAATAAGTTACGAATTGTAGTCATGTATAGTATTTTTGTGTCTCGTATATCATTACAGCCGCAACCCGCTGCAAAATGTTGCAAAGATCCGCTATAATAAGATCCTCATAGCAAGAATGCGCACACGACCAGCAGCCAGAATTCGCCTAACAGGCATCCCACAAAACTTTGCTGCGAAGCAGTAGCTTTGTGCTTTACCCTAAAACACATGGATTCATCACCCGTGGTGGCTGGAACCATGAGCGTTAGGGTGGATCGGTACCATGAGCCTTATGCTGCAATACCCCCTCATTGTTGAATGAGTATATGGAGAGGTGCCGGAGTGGTCGAACGGGCTTGACTCGAAATCAAGTGACTCCTTACGGGGTCCGTGGGTTCGAATCCCACCCTCTCCGCCATCTAATTGTGTAATGCTCTGATCCTTCAGGATAATTTCTAGAGCTTTCTCGATTCGCCCCACATTCCGCCCCACACTCGGACAGCGCTCGGGTTAACGCTGGGGGTAACATTTCGCGGGCGTTAAGGGGGGCTGTCGGGTATTTGGCGCCCGGGCGAGTGAAATCAGCCGGGTCAGCACCCGACCGGGCGAGCCGGTGACGCTGCTCGCATTAAACAATCTGTGACGCCGCGTCTCATAGGCTGCAATCTATCTGGCACGGCTTGCATGGTGCTGCGGTTGTCGATGAATGAATCTTGCATGACGCGCTCACAGGCTCATAGAGCCGTTGCAGGTGTCGGGCGGGTAATCGAGCAGGGTCAGCCGTGCGGGCCGCTCAGGCGGCTTTCCGCGAGTGCTGGCGGGCTTTCCGCGCGGGTGCGGTTGGCTCGGCTTGCGCGTCATCCTCGGCGGGTGCTGTCGGCCGGGCTTGTGCTCCCGCGCTGGCAGGTTCCGCGCTCAGTTCATCAAGCACCTGATTGAGCGAGTCTTGCAGGTGCAACTCGACGTCGCGCAGCTCATTGGCGCGTAGCAGAGTCGGGGCGATGCGAGAAGGGATCGACAGCAGGCGCGACTTCACCCGGCCGGCTTCATCTGCCCATACCTGGGCGACTTCCTTCACGTCGAGCAGCTCGCCGCGCGGGCCAAGGCCGCACCAGTCAGGCCAGAGGCTGTCATCGGGCAAGCTGGGCCAGAGGCCGGGTGGTTCGGGCAGGACATGCCAAGCGGCGAGTGCTTGCCGTTGCTGCTCGGCGAGTGCTTGCCGGTGCTCGGCTGCGAGGAATTGATCGGCGCGAGCTGCAAGCACGTCGGCATGGGCGAGCAGTCGCTCGGCATCCTCGGGCCGGTCTTGTTCGGCCGCGCGGATCGCTTCGTCGCTCTCGGCGATGGCGGCTTGCATCAATGCGGCCGGGTCATACAGCTCGGGCGTCGTGAGTGATGTCGCTAGCATGGGTCAGCTCCTGGGGTTGATTGTTCAACAAGTTTCGCGACACAAACTGTCGCAAATTGCGGGGCTCGAAACACCCGCAGGGTGGACGGCTCGGAAGTACCTTCAGGCATGCACATGCACTGTCCAGCGGCCGTCGTCTTGCCGCTGGACGCGAGAGCGGGGGAACACCCGCAGAAAGCTGTCACGCTTGCAGGGCATGCAGTTGATCGCGACCGTTTGATTGACCAGGGCGAGCACTTGGCCATAGCGCTCGCGGATGTCTTGATCCATCCGTTCGTCGGTGATGTCGGCATAAGGGCAGTTCGGGTCGGCTTGCATGGGTAAATCCTCTCAGTCAGTTGTCTCGATTGATCCACCGGGGGGTCGCCCGGCTTGCTGCTCGGTCAGCTGTCTCGGTCGATCCACCGGGGGCTAACCCGGCTGGCATCGGCTTTGCTCAAAGTGCTCAAAGTACTTTGAGCAAACAGCCCTGCTCAAAACCCTCAATCCCTGCTCGCTGTGGTGCGTGCTCAAAGTCCCCCCCTATAGGGGGGGGGACGTGGAGCGCGCACCGCTCAGGGGTGCGCGCGGTGCTCAATGTCTGGACTTCGAGCGGACTTTGAGCACTTTGAGCAAAGCCGATGCCAGCCGGGCAAGCCCCCGGTGGGATAGCAGGTCATGCCGCTGCCGCCAGGCCGGGCTCGACGCCCTCGAACTCGGCAGCGGCTCCCGCTGCCGCCGCTGCATCGGCTCGACCAGTCTCGGCATAGACGCGCCCGGCGGGGGTGATCACGAGCCACTCCTCCTCTTGCCGGCGGGCATTCCTCCGGGTCTCGACGGCTAGGTATCCCGAGCGCTGGAGATCGCGCACCATGGTCTGGATCGCGCCATCGGCGAGGCCGGGATAGCCAGGCTCATCAGCGAGCTGCTTGTACGCCCGCAGCGGGCTATTGCGCGCCGGGCTAATGCGCTCGCCGCGCTCGCCGAACTCGGCGATCAGCCGCAGGATCGCGCGCCGCTCCTCAATGTCGAGCGACAGCTCCTCACCCTCGCCCTCGGCACCCGCGAGCACCAGACTGGTGATCGGCTCGCCGCGTGCGCCGGTACCGACATCCACCACGCGCGCCCGCAGGCGCAGCGGGGGCGGGGGCTCGATGTCCTTGGCGAGCGGGGCCGTGACAGTGATCGGGTTGGCGGGCAGGCCGTCGGAGCGGATGTCGAGCTGCATCTCCACCGCGCCGGGTAGCGCGCTCGATCCTCGGGCACCCGCAGAGCGATCCTTGCCCAAGTGATGAATCAGCAGCACGGTCATGCCCGCGCGCTGGAGCTGCCCGCAGGCGTCGATCAGCGCGCCCATGTCGCGGGTGCTGTTCTCGTCGCCGGTCATGCTGCGGGCGAGGGTGTCGATCACGATCAGCCGGTAGCGCGCGCCCATGTCGATGCGCCGGCGGATCACAGGCACCAGCTCGGCGAGCTGCTCGGGATCGTCGAGCCGGATCGGTAGCGGCTCAATGTCGAGGCCGGGCAAGCCCCCGGTGGGGTCGCGGTCATGCGCCCGCAGCCATGCGGCGAGTCGCACCAGCAGGCCATGCTGCCCCTCGGCGGCGATGTACAGCACGGGCGCCTGGGTGACGGCATAGCCGTGCCACTCGGGCAGGCCGGCGGCGATATGGCAGGCCATGTCCAGCGCCACGAACGACTTGCCCGATTTCGCCGCGGCGATCATGGCCACCAGGGTGCCGCCACCCGGCAGCCAGCGGTCGACCAGCCAGGGCTGTCGGAGCGCCCGCGCGAGCGCGCGCTCGAACCCCTCGGCGGTGATCAGCGCCTGCACCAGCCGGGCCGGCGGGGGCGAGCCCCCGGTGGTCGGTGCCGGGTCATTGCTGGCGAGGATGTCGCCGAAGTCGCGGGTCATCTCGCTGGCCATCTCGGCGCGCACCTTGCCTATTTGCGGCAGCAACCACTCGCGTGCACCCTCACTGCCGCCTCCTCGGCGCTCCAAGGCCGCTCGGCTGATGCCATGCGCCGGGTCGATCAAGATGTCGAGGATCAGATCATCGCTGGCGCCGGTGGCGATCAGGTCGCGCAGCGCGCCATAGACCGCGCGCGAGCGGTCACGCCCATAGGCATCGATGCCGGGCTCGCCATGCTCGGGCCGGGCGATGCCCTGCTCGATCAGATCGCGCGCCCAGCGCGATAGGCGGGCCATGACGGCCGCGACAGTGCCAGGGGTGTCATGACCCACCGGGGGCTCCCGCGCGGGCTCCTGGGGCTCACTAGCGAGGTCTCGGGCGAGATAGCGCCGCAGGATCGGTGCCGGGTCGGCAGGTGAAAGATCGGCGGGCGAGCCGGGCAGGCGTCGGGCGGTGATGGTCAGGTACTGGCCGGGTGCGTAGACCTCGACGCCCTGGGCATGATCGACGCGCGTGCGGTCGAGATCGCCCTCGGCGAGCATGTGCGCGCCGTCGAGGCCGGGCGACAGCTCGGCATAGGACGGCCAGTCGATCATGACGTCGAGCGCGAGCGCGGTCTGTGGGTCGCCGGTGCGCACGTCGAGATGGTGGTCGAGATCGACAGCCCATGTGCCAGTTGGCAGGCGGATGCCGATGCCATCGAGGCCATGCTCGCGGGCATAGGCGAGCGCGGCAGCCGCTGGCACGCCCCCCGCCTCCTTGCGCGCGAGCGCCGCGCCGGGCCGGCGGGCATCGACCGGCGGTTTCTTGGGTTTTTTGGCGCCATCTGGCCAGATATGCCGGTAGGGATACCAGATCGACTGCTCGACCAGCGAGGCCGGCAGGTCGCTCAGTCGCGGCAGCGGCAGGCGGTATGGTCGGGCAGAGCCCCCGGTGGTACCATTCGCGTGCGCGTCGGTGCGCTCATCTGCATGTTCTCTCTCGCGTTTCTCGCCCCCGGTGCTGTCACCCACCGGGGGCTCGCCTCCTCCCTCCCTCATGATGCCGCCCTCCGGGTCTGGAGCCACGCGCGCTCGTCGCTGGCGAGGATCCTCGTCGCCCTGCCGCCTAGGCGGGTCAGGCGCAGCTCGCCGCGCTTGGCCAGGGCATAGACGGTCGAGCGATGTAGCCGATAGCGCGCGGCGAACTCGGTCACGGTCGAGGCCGGTTCGAGCGCGGTCGGTGGTGTCTCGGCAGGTGCTGGGGCGGGTGCGCGATAGCCGCGCGGTCGAATAATCGTGCTGGACATGATGTCGGCTCCTATCGTCATGTGTCGCGATAGGATGCTACGCACGTGCACGGTGATCGTCTAGTTATGTCGCTGATTCTGCGATTCTTTCCCGTTATCGAACACTGAGAGATATACAGGGATATTGGCAGGGATAGGCGTTATATTCGCCAGACTGTTAACGCTTATGCGACAGACTCTGACTTGATCTCGATCAGGGAAAGTGCAAATTGTTGGACGGGTTATGATCCACCGGGGGTCCACTCGGCTTGCATCGGCTTGCCGATGTCGACCGGGCAAGCCCCCGGTGGGTCAGCCGCGCTCAGCGCGCCGCGCGTCCAGATCGACCACGGCAGCCGGCGGGCGGGTGCACCAGCTCGCCCATTGCTCCATCATCTTGCGCCGCTTGGCGAACAGATCGCCTCTGGCATAGGCGGCTTCGGTCTTGTCGCCAATGACATGCCCGAGTGCCGCCTCGGCGATGTTGGTTGGAAAACTGGAGACTTCTCCCGCCCAATCGCGGAACGAACTTCTAAGACCGTGCGGAACATAGTCGCCACGGTCACCCGCCACACCATAGCCGCGATCCCTCATTGCCTTGAGCAGTGCCATGTTCGACAGCGGTCGGCCGCGCCGCTGGCCGGGAAAGACCCAATCATCGACGCGCGGCAGTTGGTTCAGGATCGCGAGTGCTTCATCGGCCAAGGGAACCCGGTGCTGCCGCTTGGCTTTGGTGCGCGCGGGTGGGATTGTCCAGACGCCCGCGTCGAGATCAATCTCGCACCAGCGCGCTTGCAGCACTTCATTCGTGCGGCAGGCGGTTAGGATCGTGAAGCGCAGCGCCATCGCGCTGATGCCCTCAGCTTCAACCAGCTCGGCGTAGAAGGCCGGAACCTGGGCAAAAGGCATGGCCGGGTGATGCCGGGTCGCCCCTCCGTTGCGCTGGCGTTTTACCTTCGATGCCGCTGGCAGGATCTTGTCGAGATGCCCGCGCCATCTGGCCGGGTTAAGCGGATCACGCCATTGCATCGCCGCTGCATAGTCGAGGATGTTCTCGATCCTGCCCTGCACGCGCTTGGCGGTTTCGGTCTTGCTGTTCCAGATCGGCGAGAGAATCGCGAGCACTTGCTCGGTGGTGATGTCGCAGACAGGCATGGAACCGATGACGGGCCGCGCGTAGGTCTTCATCGTCGCGAGCCATTGCCGCGCGTGCTTCGGGTTTGTCCACTCGCGCCGCTTGGCGCGGATGTAGCGCGCCGCTGCTTGGGTGAAGGTAAAACCCACCGGGGGCTCCTCCTCGGCGGGTGCTTGCTCCAAGGGGTCGATGCCCTTGCGGATCAGGGCTCGCAGCTCGG includes:
- the carB gene encoding carbamoyl-phosphate synthase large subunit yields the protein MPKRTDIHSILIIGAGPIVIGQACEFDYSGAQACKALREEGYRVILVNSNPATIMTDPEMADATYIEPINWRVLERIIETERPDALLPTMGGQTALNTALDLARHGVLERFGIEMIGATREAIDKAEDRDLFRQAMRRIGLDMPHSAMAHSLEEAFQVQGQIGFPAIIRPSFTMGGSGGGIAYNAEEFEDICRRGLDLSPTRELLIEESALGWKEYEMEVVRDHADNCIIVCSIENFDPMGVHTGDSITVAPAQTLTDKEYQIMRDASLAVLREIGVDTGGSNVQFAINPADGRMIIIEMNPRVSRSSALASKATGFPIAKVAAKLAVGYTLDELRNEITGGATPASFEPTIDYVVTKVPRFAFEKFPLADAHLTTQMKSVGEVMAIGRTFQESLQKALRGLETDKDGLNPMLDLADPASIKRLRTEIAQPGAERIFYLTDGLRAGMTAEEIQELSGIDPWFIAQIEELVAIAHEVKVQGFNALDKARLRLLKRKGFSDRRLAALTGVSEQQLRARRWDFGLRPVFKRVDTCAAEFAASTAYLYSTYEEECEALPTTARKIMVLGGGPNRIGQGIEFDYCCVHAAFALRDDGFETIMVNCNPETVSTDYDTSDRLYFEPLTLEDVLEIVDKEQPAGVIVQYGGQTPLKLARDLEAAGVPIIGTSPDSIDLAEDRERFQRLIHQLELKQPPNCTARSEEEALKLASSIGYPLVVRPSYVLGGRAMELVYDDQELARYIRSAVSVSNESPVLLDRFLEDAIEVDVDALCDGERVLIGGIMEHIEQAGVHSGDSACSLPPYTLSASIQDRLREQMTRLGLALGVRGLMNAQFAIKGDDIYILEVNPRASRTVPFVSKSIGLPLAKVGARCMVGRSLTEQGLSAEVKPKHFFVKEAVFPFIKFPGVDTVLGPEMKSTGEVMGIGETFGEAFGKAVEGAGTQLPRPGNALLSVRDADKRRLERVGRSLISLGFQLHGTHGTAAAMRAAGLPCEGVNKVKEGRPHIVDMIKNQDISFIVNTTEGVQAITDSAEIRRAALQYKVSYTTTMAGAEATCLALEQSGALRVNRLQDLY
- the greA gene encoding transcription elongation factor GreA; the encoded protein is MNKVPLTVRGAEQLREELDRLKRVERPRVIEAIAEARAHGDLKENAEYHAAREQQGFIEGRIGDLEGKLSNAEIIDVTKLPATGKVMFGTTVVVLEIEKDEEHTFIIVGDDEADIKRGMISISSPIARSLIGKSEGDQAVVDAPGGAREFEILEVRYE
- a CDS encoding DUF2845 domain-containing protein — its product is MNRRRSAIGAGIKILVFVALWLGLTSAAWALRCGNHLVSEKDPSQKLVQYCGQPTSVERLKDRRAVRTYDSQVGGYVTDYQSIPYEIWTYNFGPQRFMMRITVREGLITRIESAGYGY
- a CDS encoding AmpG family muropeptide MFS transporter; translated protein: MSPEQGVVPQAGRLAATLAALRDRRVMALVLLGFSAGMPILLIFSSLSLWLREAGVERGAVTFFSWAALGYSFKFIWAPLVDQIPLPMLTRLLGRRRSWLLVAQIAVICAITLMAMNDPSQGSDTLVMMALAAVMLGFSSATQDIVIDAYRIEIAEVRMQGVLSAAYIAGYRVGMVVAGAGALYLAARFGSTADSYSYAAWQLTYLVMAATMLIGVVTTLVVSEPAVRARQHQGFGALDYSRLVLVFLVSAAAFVAAFFLAGHSFTAVKQGLGNDALINFLLETLHFGFAVASALAVGWLLVRLGAVDRRIARATWVEPALDFFQRYGLRTALLLLALVGLYRISDIVLGVISNVFYQDIGFTKPEIATAVKTFGVVVSIAGGFIGGLMATRFGVMRILMLGAVLSAVTNLLFIVLAHVGHQLPMLYVTVGADNLAGGLASAAFVAFLSSLTNVSFTAVQYALFSSLMTLLPKVLGGYSGSMVDGIGYPNFFLFTTLIGVPVLLLVWFAQRSLKVAETPPVKK
- a CDS encoding AAA family ATPase, which codes for MREGGGEPPVGDSTGGEKREREHADERTDAHANGTTGGSARPYRLPLPRLSDLPASLVEQSIWYPYRHIWPDGAKKPKKPPVDARRPGAALARKEAGGVPAAAALAYAREHGLDGIGIRLPTGTWAVDLDHHLDVRTGDPQTALALDVMIDWPSYAELSPGLDGAHMLAEGDLDRTRVDHAQGVEVYAPGQYLTITARRLPGSPADLSPADPAPILRRYLARDLASEPQEPAREPPVGHDTPGTVAAVMARLSRWARDLIEQGIARPEHGEPGIDAYGRDRSRAVYGALRDLIATGASDDLILDILIDPAHGISRAALERRGGGSEGAREWLLPQIGKVRAEMASEMTRDFGDILASNDPAPTTGGSPPPARLVQALITAEGFERALARALRQPWLVDRWLPGGGTLVAMIAAAKSGKSFVALDMACHIAAGLPEWHGYAVTQAPVLYIAAEGQHGLLVRLAAWLRAHDRDPTGGLPGLDIEPLPIRLDDPEQLAELVPVIRRRIDMGARYRLIVIDTLARSMTGDENSTRDMGALIDACGQLQRAGMTVLLIHHLGKDRSAGARGSSALPGAVEMQLDIRSDGLPANPITVTAPLAKDIEPPPPLRLRARVVDVGTGARGEPITSLVLAGAEGEGEELSLDIEERRAILRLIAEFGERGERISPARNSPLRAYKQLADEPGYPGLADGAIQTMVRDLQRSGYLAVETRRNARRQEEEWLVITPAGRVYAETGRADAAAAAGAAAEFEGVEPGLAAAA
- a CDS encoding helix-turn-helix transcriptional regulator yields the protein MSSTIIRPRGYRAPAPAPAETPPTALEPASTVTEFAARYRLHRSTVYALAKRGELRLTRLGGRATRILASDERAWLQTRRAAS
- a CDS encoding tyrosine-type recombinase/integrase — translated: MAKLTARQAATAKPGRHSDGDGLILAVSKTGKRSWFLRFQIGGRRRDMALGNLGDLPLAQARERASELRALIRKGIDPLEQAPAEEEPPVGFTFTQAAARYIRAKRREWTNPKHARQWLATMKTYARPVIGSMPVCDITTEQVLAILSPIWNSKTETAKRVQGRIENILDYAAAMQWRDPLNPARWRGHLDKILPAASKVKRQRNGGATRHHPAMPFAQVPAFYAELVEAEGISAMALRFTILTACRTNEVLQARWCEIDLDAGVWTIPPARTKAKRQHRVPLADEALAILNQLPRVDDWVFPGQRRGRPLSNMALLKAMRDRGYGVAGDRGDYVPHGLRSSFRDWAGEVSSFPTNIAEAALGHVIGDKTEAAYARGDLFAKRRKMMEQWASWCTRPPAAVVDLDARRAERG